In Peptostreptococcus equinus, the DNA window TACAGAAGATGAAAAGAAGAAATACTATGAAGAAAATCAGGATCAATTTAAGAAAGAAGAAACAGTACATGCAAAACATATACTAGTTGATGATGAATCTAAGGCAAAAGAAATTGCTGAAAAAATAAATAATAATGAAATATCATTTGAAGATGCAGCGAAAAAATATTCAAGTTGCCCATCAAACATGAATGGTGGAGATCTTGGAGAATTTTCTAAGGGACAAATGGTACCAGAATTTGAAAAAGCAGCATTTGAACAAAAGGTTGGAGAAGTTTCTGAACCAGTTAAGACACAATTTGGTTACCACTTAATAAAGGTAGAAAACCATTCTAAAGCTAGTCAGCTAAATTATGATGAAGTTCAAAAAGATATAAACGATGCACTTTCTTATAATAAGCAGAATGAAGCATTTATGTCTAAATTAAATGAATTAACTGAAAAGTATAAAGATATATTAGTGATAAACAAAGGTGAATAATTTTTATACCAAAAAATACAAGTACTTAAGTACTTGTATTTTTTGGTATAAAAATAAATTAAGTCTAAAAGTTTTATAGTTGAATTGTATTTATTTGGGTATTAAAAAATGGTATAATTTATAGTTAAAGGTATTACTTTAATGTAACTGGAAAGGAAGAAAAAATGAAGAGAGTTCTACGATATTTTAATAGTCATCTTCCATATATTATCTTATTGGTAGCCATCTTATCAGGTCAAGTTTGGCTTGAACTTAGACTACCACAATATACATCTAACATTGTAAATGTAGGTATTCAACAAGGTGGTATTGAGATGACTATACCACAAATAATAGATGAAAGTAAATATGGAATGATATTGTCAATGTCATCTGATAAAGACAGAGCAAATATAGCTGAATCATATGAATATTGGTCACCACAGAATAATAATCTTAAAAACAAAGAAATAAAAGATAGAAACGAGAACACTAATTTAATATCAAAAAATCATTATAATAAAAATTATTATGTATTAAAAAATGATCTTAAAAAAGATAAATTAAATAAATTAGATAAAGTTTTTTCAAGATCATTATCTGCTTTTGCTGCATATACTATGAACTTACAAGGGGCAAGCTCATCAAGAATGCTTGCAAACATAGATCAAAGCAAACTACCTGATTTTATGAAAAGACAGATAGCGATAAAGACGACTGAGTCAATATATAAATCTAATGGAATAAATACTGATAAAATGCAGAAAGATTACCTATGGAAAGTAGGAGCTCTGATGC includes these proteins:
- a CDS encoding peptidylprolyl isomerase, translated to MTEMNYLAKIGDKEITAQDVEFAINSLDPYQKQQFANEEGRKRILDDLINQELFYLDAKENKLDEEENFKKEMELVKINMIKQYAINKVLAGITITEDEKKKYYEENQDQFKKEETVHAKHILVDDESKAKEIAEKINNNEISFEDAAKKYSSCPSNMNGGDLGEFSKGQMVPEFEKAAFEQKVGEVSEPVKTQFGYHLIKVENHSKASQLNYDEVQKDINDALSYNKQNEAFMSKLNELTEKYKDILVINKGE